A single region of the Nicotiana sylvestris chromosome 6, ASM39365v2, whole genome shotgun sequence genome encodes:
- the LOC104241736 gene encoding uncharacterized protein isoform X2, which translates to MAVDITKANEAAMILTSGPSGIISALFSLRVLRSLWLLLSAFVLLLLLPFRGRKRMVSQATTSGSKEEKFDKMIERKGPMVRVPAKMVPRKNMVDNEVAARRVLAIKRVLEDVDDKNTVREFSLFVTSRGDTMFTQSWTPVSLKVRGLVFLLHGLNEHSGRYDDFAKKLNANGYKVYGIDWTGLPCFCFGHSTGAAIVLKAALDVKVRANIAGIILTSPAIGIQPTHPIITVLAPVVSFLMPRFQLSAANQTGITVSRDPSALLAKYSDPLVFTGSIRARTGYEILRITAYLQQNMSKLTVPFLVLHGTDDAVTDPEGSKKLYQEASSTDKSIKLCEGLLHDLLFEPEKEEVVKDIIEWLNQRL; encoded by the exons ATGGCGGTTGATATTACTAAGGCCAACGAAGCAGCGATGATTCTAACGTCAGGGCCAAGCGGGATAATCAGTGCCCTGTTTTCATTACGGGTATTGAGGAGTTTATGGCTGCTGCTCAGTGCATTCGTGCTATTGTTGCTATTGCCATTTCGAGGGCGGAAGCGGATGGTGTCGCAAGCGACAACATCTGGATCAAAGGAGGAGAAG TTTGATAAGATGATCGAACGGAAGGGGCCAATGGTGCGAGTGCCGGCAAAGATGGTGCCGAGAAAGAACATGGTGGATAATGAGGTGGCGGCGAGGAGAGTGCTGGCGATAAAAAGGGTGCTTGAGGACGTTGACGATAAGAACACGGTGAGGGAATTTTCGCTTTTTGTCACTTCAAGAGGAGATACCATGTTTACTCAGTCATGGACACCCGTTTCCCTCAAAGTCAG GGGATTGGTTTTCCTATTGCATGGTCTGAATGAACACAG TGGCAGGTATGATGACTTTGCCAAGAAGCTGAATGCTAACGGGTATAAAGTTTATGGAATTGATTGGACTG GACTTCCGTGCTTTTGCTTTGGACATTCAACTGGTGCAGCAATTGTCCTTAAG GCAGCACTTGACGTGAAGGTGAGAGCTAATATAGCTGGTATTATATTGACTTCTCCTGCTATAGGAATTCAACCAACTCATCCAATTATCACA gtTCTGGCTCCAGTGGTCTCTTTCCTGATGCCAAGATTCCAATTGAGCGCGGCAAATCAAACAGGTATAACAGTATCTAGGGATCCATCAGCATTATTAGCCAAGTATTCAGATCCACTAGTATTCACTGGATCCATTAGAGCAAGAACTGGTTACGAGATCCTTCGAATCACTGCCTACTTGCAACAGAATATGAGCAAGTTGACAGTACCATTCCTAGTTCTTCATGGCACCGATGATGCAGTAACTGATCCAGAAGGCTCTAAGAAACTCTATCAAGAGGCTTCTTCAACTGACAAAAGTATCAAGCTATGTGAAGGATTGCTGCATGACTTGCTATTCGAACCTGAAAAAGAAGAAGTTGTGAAGGATATAATTGAATGGTTGAACCAAAGATTGTGA
- the LOC104241736 gene encoding uncharacterized protein isoform X1, with translation MAVDITKANEAAMILTSGPSGIISALFSLRVLRSLWLLLSAFVLLLLLPFRGRKRMVSQATTSGSKEEKFDKMIERKGPMVRVPAKMVPRKNMVDNEVAARRVLAIKRVLEDVDDKNTVREFSLFVTSRGDTMFTQSWTPVSLKVRGLVFLLHGLNEHSGRYDDFAKKLNANGYKVYGIDWTGHGGSDGLHAFVPSLDYAVNDMKNFLSKVLDENPGLPCFCFGHSTGAAIVLKAALDVKVRANIAGIILTSPAIGIQPTHPIITVLAPVVSFLMPRFQLSAANQTGITVSRDPSALLAKYSDPLVFTGSIRARTGYEILRITAYLQQNMSKLTVPFLVLHGTDDAVTDPEGSKKLYQEASSTDKSIKLCEGLLHDLLFEPEKEEVVKDIIEWLNQRL, from the exons ATGGCGGTTGATATTACTAAGGCCAACGAAGCAGCGATGATTCTAACGTCAGGGCCAAGCGGGATAATCAGTGCCCTGTTTTCATTACGGGTATTGAGGAGTTTATGGCTGCTGCTCAGTGCATTCGTGCTATTGTTGCTATTGCCATTTCGAGGGCGGAAGCGGATGGTGTCGCAAGCGACAACATCTGGATCAAAGGAGGAGAAG TTTGATAAGATGATCGAACGGAAGGGGCCAATGGTGCGAGTGCCGGCAAAGATGGTGCCGAGAAAGAACATGGTGGATAATGAGGTGGCGGCGAGGAGAGTGCTGGCGATAAAAAGGGTGCTTGAGGACGTTGACGATAAGAACACGGTGAGGGAATTTTCGCTTTTTGTCACTTCAAGAGGAGATACCATGTTTACTCAGTCATGGACACCCGTTTCCCTCAAAGTCAG GGGATTGGTTTTCCTATTGCATGGTCTGAATGAACACAG TGGCAGGTATGATGACTTTGCCAAGAAGCTGAATGCTAACGGGTATAAAGTTTATGGAATTGATTGGACTG GACATGGAGGAAGTGATGGATTGCATGCATTTGTTCCTTCTTTGGATTATGCTGTAAATGACATG AAAAACTTTCTCTCAAAGGTTTTAGATGAAAATCCAGGACTTCCGTGCTTTTGCTTTGGACATTCAACTGGTGCAGCAATTGTCCTTAAG GCAGCACTTGACGTGAAGGTGAGAGCTAATATAGCTGGTATTATATTGACTTCTCCTGCTATAGGAATTCAACCAACTCATCCAATTATCACA gtTCTGGCTCCAGTGGTCTCTTTCCTGATGCCAAGATTCCAATTGAGCGCGGCAAATCAAACAGGTATAACAGTATCTAGGGATCCATCAGCATTATTAGCCAAGTATTCAGATCCACTAGTATTCACTGGATCCATTAGAGCAAGAACTGGTTACGAGATCCTTCGAATCACTGCCTACTTGCAACAGAATATGAGCAAGTTGACAGTACCATTCCTAGTTCTTCATGGCACCGATGATGCAGTAACTGATCCAGAAGGCTCTAAGAAACTCTATCAAGAGGCTTCTTCAACTGACAAAAGTATCAAGCTATGTGAAGGATTGCTGCATGACTTGCTATTCGAACCTGAAAAAGAAGAAGTTGTGAAGGATATAATTGAATGGTTGAACCAAAGATTGTGA